A single Microbaculum marinisediminis DNA region contains:
- the glcF gene encoding glycolate oxidase subunit GlcF, translated as MQTNFSLAQLADPHMASSEKILRTCVHCGFCTATCPTYLELGDELDSPRGRIYMIKDMLEGGKPASTEVVRHVDRCLSCLSCMTTCPSGVHYMHLVDHARAYIEDTYTRPWHDRAMRSLLAAILPYPGRFRLALGGALLGRLMLPVFKATPGLQRVAAMLSLAPSALPSRGEMEGPAVFAPKRKRRGRVALLSGCAQPVLDPGINAATIRLLNRLDVEVVLPKGEGCCGALVHHMGKEAPALDFARANVDAWTAEIEGDGIDAILITASGCGTTVKDYGFMLREDPTYADKAATVSALAKDITEYLATLELPAPSEAPGLTVAYHSACSMQHGQQIREEPKALLKAAGFTVKDVPEGHICCGSAGTYNILQPRLAERLRDRKVRNIESTAPDLIAAGNIGCMTQIGSGTGLPVVHTVELLDWAYGGAMPEALAGRVGNPAA; from the coding sequence ATGCAGACCAATTTCTCCCTGGCCCAGCTCGCCGATCCGCATATGGCGTCGTCGGAAAAGATCCTGCGAACCTGCGTCCATTGCGGCTTCTGCACGGCCACCTGTCCGACCTATCTCGAACTCGGCGACGAACTCGATAGCCCGCGCGGGCGCATCTACATGATCAAGGACATGCTCGAGGGCGGCAAGCCGGCCTCGACGGAGGTCGTGCGTCACGTCGACCGCTGCCTGTCGTGCCTGTCGTGCATGACGACCTGTCCCTCCGGCGTCCATTACATGCATCTGGTCGACCACGCCCGCGCCTATATCGAGGACACCTATACGCGCCCCTGGCACGACCGGGCGATGCGGTCGCTGCTGGCGGCGATCCTGCCCTATCCCGGCCGCTTCCGGCTGGCGCTCGGTGGCGCGCTGCTCGGCCGACTGATGTTGCCGGTGTTCAAGGCGACCCCCGGGCTGCAGCGTGTCGCCGCGATGCTGTCGCTGGCCCCGTCCGCCCTGCCGTCTCGCGGCGAGATGGAGGGGCCGGCCGTGTTTGCGCCGAAGCGGAAGCGGCGCGGGCGCGTCGCGCTGCTTTCCGGCTGCGCCCAGCCGGTGCTCGATCCCGGCATCAACGCGGCCACCATCCGCCTTCTGAACCGGCTCGACGTCGAGGTCGTGCTGCCGAAGGGGGAGGGCTGCTGCGGGGCTCTCGTCCATCACATGGGCAAGGAAGCGCCGGCGCTGGATTTCGCCCGGGCCAATGTCGACGCATGGACCGCCGAGATCGAAGGCGACGGCATCGACGCCATCCTGATCACCGCGTCCGGCTGCGGCACCACGGTCAAGGATTACGGCTTCATGCTGCGCGAGGACCCGACCTATGCCGACAAGGCGGCGACGGTGTCGGCTCTGGCGAAGGACATCACCGAGTATCTCGCGACGCTCGAATTGCCCGCGCCGTCCGAGGCCCCCGGCCTGACGGTCGCCTATCATTCGGCCTGCTCGATGCAGCACGGCCAGCAGATCCGCGAGGAACCGAAGGCGCTCCTGAAGGCGGCGGGCTTCACCGTCAAGGACGTGCCCGAAGGCCATATCTGCTGCGGCTCGGCGGGCACCTACAACATCCTGCAGCCGAGGCTTGCCGAGCGTCTGCGCGATCGTAAGGTGCGCAACATCGAGAGCACCGCGCCGGACCTGATCGCCGCGGGCAATATCGGGTGCATGACGCAGATCGGCAGCGGCACGGGCCTGCCCGTCGTCCACACCGTGGAGCTGCTCGATTGGGCCTATGGCGGAGCGATGCCGGAGGCTCTCGCCGGACGGGTCGGCAACCCGGCCGCTTAG
- the aceB gene encoding malate synthase A translates to MGATAHVAGVEIRGALKERYDEVLNDEALAFVADLHRRFDEQRRRLLKMRLERQKRFDAGELPDFLEETRHVRESDWTVARIPEPLLDRRVEITGPVDRKMVINALNSGAKVFMADFEDATAPTWDNQVEGQINLKDRWDGKIDFVDPDSGKEYKLGADPAALLVRPRGWHLPEDHVLVDGEPVSGALFDFGLYMVHSAKKALAAGAGPYFYLPKLESHLEARLWNDVFVHTQDALGLPHGTIKATILIETLPAAFEMDEILWELKDHIVGLNCGRWDYIFSFIKRLRNNPAFLLPDRGQVVMGKAFLRAYSLLLIKTCHRRGAFAMGGMAAQIPNRRDPKANEIALAKVKADKEREAGDGHDGTWVAHPDLVPVAMEVFDRLMPGQNQLDNKREDVAIGQAELLEIHEGTRTEAGLRENIRVGVQYIEAWLRGRGAVPLYNLMEDAATAEISRAQIWQQLRHNAALEDGRTVTRELFLTTLDDEMAGVREELTAAVYDAGRFPEAIVLFRDMSTADTFAEFLTLPAYELIV, encoded by the coding sequence ATGGGCGCAACCGCACACGTGGCCGGCGTGGAAATTCGCGGCGCTTTGAAGGAGCGCTACGACGAGGTCTTGAACGACGAGGCGCTTGCCTTCGTCGCCGACCTGCACCGTCGCTTCGACGAGCAGCGTCGCCGTCTTCTGAAGATGCGCCTGGAGCGCCAGAAGCGGTTCGACGCCGGGGAACTGCCGGATTTCCTGGAGGAGACCCGTCACGTCCGTGAGAGCGACTGGACCGTCGCCCGGATCCCGGAGCCGCTGCTCGATCGCCGTGTCGAGATCACCGGTCCCGTCGACCGCAAGATGGTGATCAACGCGCTGAATTCCGGCGCCAAGGTTTTCATGGCCGACTTCGAGGACGCGACGGCGCCGACCTGGGATAACCAGGTGGAAGGCCAGATCAACCTGAAGGACCGATGGGACGGTAAGATCGATTTCGTCGATCCCGACAGCGGTAAGGAATACAAGCTGGGGGCCGACCCGGCCGCTCTGCTGGTGCGCCCCCGTGGCTGGCACCTGCCAGAGGACCATGTGCTGGTCGATGGCGAGCCGGTGTCCGGCGCCCTGTTCGACTTCGGGCTCTACATGGTTCACAGCGCCAAGAAGGCGCTCGCCGCTGGCGCCGGGCCCTATTTCTATCTACCCAAGCTGGAAAGCCATCTCGAGGCGCGGCTGTGGAACGATGTCTTCGTTCATACGCAGGATGCCCTCGGTCTCCCGCACGGAACGATCAAGGCGACGATCCTGATCGAGACGTTGCCGGCCGCTTTCGAGATGGACGAGATCCTCTGGGAGCTGAAGGATCATATTGTCGGCCTCAATTGCGGCCGATGGGACTACATCTTCTCCTTCATCAAGCGGCTCCGGAACAACCCGGCCTTTCTGCTGCCGGACCGCGGTCAGGTGGTGATGGGCAAGGCCTTCCTGCGGGCCTATTCGCTGCTCTTGATCAAGACCTGCCATCGCCGCGGCGCCTTCGCCATGGGCGGAATGGCCGCGCAGATCCCCAACCGGCGCGATCCGAAAGCCAACGAGATCGCGCTCGCCAAGGTGAAGGCGGACAAGGAACGCGAAGCCGGAGACGGTCATGACGGAACCTGGGTCGCCCATCCCGACCTGGTGCCGGTCGCGATGGAGGTGTTCGACCGGCTGATGCCGGGCCAGAACCAGCTCGACAACAAGCGCGAGGACGTAGCGATCGGCCAGGCCGAGCTGCTGGAAATCCACGAGGGCACGCGCACCGAAGCGGGCCTGCGCGAAAACATCCGCGTCGGCGTCCAGTACATCGAGGCGTGGCTTCGCGGGCGCGGTGCCGTGCCGCTCTACAACCTCATGGAAGATGCGGCGACGGCCGAGATCAGCCGCGCCCAGATCTGGCAGCAGCTCCGTCACAACGCGGCGCTCGAGGACGGACGGACCGTTACCAGGGAACTGTTCCTGACAACGCTCGACGACGAGATGGCCGGCGTTCGCGAGGAACTCACCGCCGCCGTCTATGACGCGGGCCGCTTCCCGGAGGCGATCGTCCTGTTTCGCGACATGTCGACCGCGGACACGTTCGCCGAGTTTCTGACGCTGCCGGCCTACGAGCTGATTGTGTGA
- a CDS encoding cache domain-containing protein, with translation MKQSSQTGSFSKLEIILSRLLHSGNPSSGCPPTRRKSRKNGRFVTKPQEFTVYPCNFMGEMQNTFGATMIIKTIAIGAAALLTSVGIGATQVVPSPTTSLIDERVIADIRDFLDAPVVWRSVTARNKVTAGLSDADIDTLDKQWRAEREVADQPIIASVLTSPLSSYLTRIQAGNLGLYSEIFVMDAAGLNVGQSATTSDYWQGDEAKFQKTYPVGPEAIFVDEAEFNDKTGTWRAQVNVTIVDPDGRSIGAATVEINLTELQRRRLLGLNS, from the coding sequence GTGAAACAATCGTCGCAAACCGGCTCTTTTTCCAAATTGGAAATAATCCTGTCTCGCCTTCTCCATTCAGGCAATCCAAGTAGCGGGTGCCCGCCGACGCGACGAAAATCCCGAAAAAACGGGCGTTTCGTAACCAAACCACAAGAGTTCACCGTTTACCCATGCAACTTCATGGGAGAAATGCAGAACACCTTCGGGGCAACAATGATCATCAAAACCATCGCAATCGGGGCCGCGGCCTTGCTGACGTCTGTCGGCATAGGCGCCACGCAAGTCGTGCCGAGCCCGACGACTTCACTGATCGACGAACGCGTGATCGCCGACATCCGGGATTTCCTGGACGCGCCGGTGGTCTGGCGTTCGGTCACGGCACGCAACAAGGTCACCGCCGGCCTCTCCGACGCCGACATCGACACGCTCGACAAGCAGTGGCGGGCCGAGCGCGAGGTCGCCGACCAGCCGATCATCGCCAGCGTGCTGACCAGCCCGCTCTCGAGCTATCTGACACGCATCCAGGCCGGCAACCTCGGCCTGTACAGCGAAATCTTCGTCATGGACGCGGCCGGGCTGAACGTCGGTCAAAGCGCCACGACGTCGGACTACTGGCAGGGCGACGAAGCCAAGTTCCAGAAAACCTATCCCGTCGGGCCGGAGGCGATCTTCGTCGACGAGGCCGAATTCAACGACAAGACCGGCACCTGGCGCGCGCAGGTCAATGTGACGATCGTCGATCCGGACGGACGGTCCATCGGCGCGGCGACGGTTGAAATCAATCTCACGGAACTGCAGCGCCGCCGGCTGCTGGGCCTCAATTCCTGA
- a CDS encoding methyl-accepting chemotaxis protein yields MTIAKKLVVSFGVIVFLNILVGVLIWTAGNRISNANTEAARVASIAGAIAGISTSFEAEQGTIRGFVMSGDRSFLDSANAAQQRRAEATALARDVVTPGSELAAELDGVFGQMSKWGSEIRDPQIALMRHPLTVDEARLYEASGQNEAQIGVIRAGLLNATRIAEQMTAAGTATVAAAVGLTRTVILLGVAAVVAAAIGLGIWVQRTVTRPVLTLTAQMSELANGDTALAVQGVDRSDEIGAMAKTVEVFRANAIERARLEQKAAGEQERDAERRRRVESLINGFRSDVTEALQAVSANMGQMRETAQVLTGIAGSTAGRASSVSSASAEASSNVQTVAAAAEELASSITEIGRQISETNSTVHQATEAARRSNDQISGLASAAQRIGDVVGLISDIAEQTNLLALNATIEAARAGEAGRGFAVVASEVKTLAGQTAKATEDISEQITAIQQSTGDAVTAIQAIAKTIEEVNDHASAIAAAIEEQGSATAEISRNVAVAASGTQAVVENVAGLDAAAGETSQSAAQVETVTSSAVAETERLRQSIDRFLADVAAA; encoded by the coding sequence ATGACAATCGCCAAGAAACTCGTCGTCAGCTTCGGTGTCATCGTTTTCCTGAACATCCTCGTCGGCGTCCTGATCTGGACGGCCGGCAACCGCATCAGCAACGCCAACACCGAGGCAGCCCGGGTCGCGAGCATCGCCGGGGCGATCGCCGGCATCTCCACCTCCTTCGAGGCCGAGCAAGGAACGATCCGCGGCTTCGTGATGTCGGGTGACCGCTCCTTCCTCGACTCCGCCAATGCGGCGCAGCAGCGCCGCGCCGAAGCCACGGCGCTGGCCCGTGACGTCGTCACCCCCGGCTCGGAGCTTGCGGCCGAACTCGACGGCGTTTTCGGCCAGATGTCGAAATGGGGCAGCGAGATCCGCGATCCGCAGATCGCGCTCATGCGGCACCCGCTCACCGTGGACGAAGCCCGGCTCTACGAGGCCTCGGGGCAGAACGAGGCCCAGATCGGTGTCATCCGGGCCGGCCTTCTGAACGCCACGCGCATCGCGGAACAGATGACAGCGGCGGGTACCGCGACGGTTGCCGCCGCGGTGGGCCTGACGCGAACCGTCATCCTGCTGGGCGTGGCGGCGGTCGTCGCCGCGGCGATCGGACTGGGCATCTGGGTGCAGCGCACCGTGACCCGCCCGGTGCTGACGCTGACCGCGCAGATGAGCGAACTGGCCAATGGCGACACCGCCCTCGCGGTTCAGGGCGTCGACCGCAGCGACGAGATCGGCGCCATGGCGAAGACCGTCGAGGTGTTCCGCGCCAACGCCATCGAACGGGCCCGACTCGAGCAGAAAGCAGCCGGCGAGCAGGAGCGGGACGCCGAGCGTCGGCGCCGGGTCGAGAGCCTCATCAACGGCTTCCGAAGCGACGTGACCGAAGCCCTGCAAGCGGTCTCGGCGAACATGGGCCAGATGCGCGAGACGGCGCAGGTTCTCACCGGGATCGCCGGCAGCACCGCCGGTCGCGCGTCAAGCGTTTCGTCGGCATCCGCCGAGGCATCCTCCAACGTGCAGACCGTGGCCGCCGCGGCCGAGGAACTCGCCAGCTCGATCACCGAGATCGGGCGTCAGATCAGCGAGACCAACTCGACCGTGCATCAGGCGACCGAGGCGGCACGCCGGTCGAACGACCAGATATCCGGCCTCGCATCGGCGGCACAGCGCATCGGCGACGTGGTCGGCCTGATCTCCGACATCGCCGAGCAGACCAACCTGCTGGCCCTGAACGCCACGATCGAGGCGGCCCGCGCAGGCGAGGCCGGCCGCGGCTTCGCCGTGGTCGCCAGCGAGGTCAAGACGCTGGCCGGCCAGACCGCGAAGGCGACGGAGGACATCTCCGAGCAGATCACGGCGATCCAGCAATCGACCGGGGACGCCGTCACGGCGATCCAGGCGATCGCCAAGACGATCGAGGAGGTGAACGACCACGCCTCCGCCATCGCCGCGGCAATCGAAGAGCAAGGCTCGGCGACGGCGGAAATCAGCCGCAACGTGGCCGTCGCGGCATCGGGAACGCAGGCGGTCGTGGAGAATGTCGCCGGCCTGGATGCCGCCGCGGGGGAGACCTCGCAGTCGGCCGCGCAGGTCGAGACCGTCACCTCTTCGGCCGTCGCGGAGACCGAACGGCTGCGCCAGTCGATCGACCGGTTCCTGGCCGACGTCGCCGCCGCCTGA
- a CDS encoding PAS domain-containing protein yields MLQRTPAARRGENPRASSRKLARTVAPTGRERTFLEDELIVTKTDLKGRITYANDVFLRLSAMTEEEALGAPHSVIRHPDMPRAIFWLLWETLQSGKEIFAYVVNLAMDGDHYWVFAHVTPSFGPDGSIIGYHSSRRTPDRSVLPIISGVYADLKAEENRHESRALGLEASVGLLQAQLKEKGMPYDEFVFSL; encoded by the coding sequence ATGCTTCAACGGACTCCTGCGGCTCGCCGGGGTGAGAACCCTCGTGCGTCAAGCCGCAAGCTTGCCCGCACCGTTGCTCCAACCGGACGCGAGCGGACTTTTCTCGAAGACGAACTGATCGTCACCAAGACCGACCTGAAGGGTCGCATCACCTACGCCAACGACGTATTTCTTCGCCTGTCCGCGATGACCGAGGAGGAGGCACTAGGCGCGCCGCATTCCGTCATCCGCCATCCGGATATGCCGCGTGCGATCTTCTGGCTGCTCTGGGAAACTCTCCAGTCCGGCAAGGAGATCTTCGCCTATGTCGTCAACCTGGCGATGGATGGCGACCATTACTGGGTGTTTGCCCATGTCACGCCGAGCTTCGGACCGGATGGCTCGATCATCGGCTACCACTCGAGCCGGCGCACGCCGGACCGCAGTGTGCTTCCGATCATCTCCGGGGTCTACGCCGACCTGAAGGCCGAGGAGAACCGGCACGAAAGCCGAGCCCTTGGCCTGGAGGCTTCCGTCGGGCTGCTCCAAGCCCAGCTTAAAGAAAAAGGCATGCCGTATGACGAGTTCGTCTTCTCTCTCTAG
- a CDS encoding methyl-accepting chemotaxis protein, which translates to MALTAAVLSIAIVAAAWFGPIVTVALAAALVIVMVLLLGRLSHLGRRLEMVAGVCERAARGDLEARIIGIREGERDSLGRLMRAINHQLDIVDAFARESTASLAHVRDGRFFRRVLRRGLSGSFRHAAEVMNAATKSMGEKFGHFEQVTDHFEKELSDLMREVRGSTQEMGATADQMASATHASGAKTAEIGQQADIMNREVSAAAEAVMRLSGAVEEVGGQVLTAKQISDRAVMESRASQETVEGLERAAAAIGEIVELIRAIAEQTNLLALNATIEAARAGEAGKGFAVVAAEVKALASQSAQATDRIEEQIALIRGETERAVSAIGGVSSIIGEIAGISDAIATAVHAQTEATQGISESMVLARTGTDTVSGNIAVVTRSVEETGTASKALQTAAERLQGRANHLESEIEDFFVKARTLLRQ; encoded by the coding sequence TTGGCGCTCACGGCGGCCGTCCTGTCGATTGCAATCGTTGCGGCTGCCTGGTTCGGCCCGATCGTGACCGTTGCGCTCGCCGCGGCGCTGGTCATCGTTATGGTTCTTCTGCTTGGTCGGCTGAGCCATCTTGGACGGCGTCTCGAAATGGTCGCTGGCGTCTGCGAGCGCGCCGCGCGCGGGGATCTCGAGGCGCGGATCATCGGCATCCGCGAAGGCGAGCGCGACAGCCTTGGCCGGCTGATGCGTGCCATCAATCACCAGCTCGACATCGTCGATGCCTTCGCCCGCGAGTCGACGGCCTCGCTCGCCCATGTGCGTGACGGCCGCTTCTTCCGCCGGGTCTTGCGGCGTGGCCTGTCTGGCTCGTTCCGTCATGCCGCCGAGGTGATGAACGCGGCGACCAAATCGATGGGCGAGAAGTTCGGCCATTTCGAGCAGGTGACCGACCACTTCGAAAAGGAACTGTCCGACCTGATGCGCGAGGTTCGCGGTTCGACTCAGGAAATGGGGGCCACGGCCGACCAGATGGCGTCGGCGACGCACGCCAGCGGCGCCAAGACCGCGGAGATCGGCCAGCAGGCGGATATCATGAACCGTGAGGTATCCGCCGCTGCCGAGGCGGTCATGCGGTTGTCCGGGGCGGTCGAAGAGGTCGGAGGACAGGTCCTGACAGCCAAGCAGATCAGCGATCGGGCGGTCATGGAATCGCGGGCCTCTCAGGAAACCGTCGAGGGTCTCGAGCGGGCCGCCGCGGCGATCGGCGAGATCGTCGAGCTGATCCGCGCGATTGCTGAGCAGACCAACCTGCTGGCTCTCAACGCGACCATCGAGGCGGCTCGTGCCGGTGAGGCCGGCAAAGGGTTCGCCGTCGTCGCCGCAGAGGTGAAGGCACTCGCCAGCCAGTCCGCCCAGGCGACCGACCGTATCGAGGAGCAGATTGCCCTGATCCGCGGCGAAACCGAACGGGCGGTCTCCGCCATCGGGGGCGTGTCGTCGATCATCGGCGAGATCGCCGGCATTTCCGACGCCATTGCCACCGCCGTTCACGCGCAGACGGAGGCGACGCAGGGGATTTCCGAGAGCATGGTGCTGGCGCGCACCGGAACCGACACGGTGTCGGGCAACATCGCCGTCGTTACCCGCTCGGTCGAGGAAACCGGTACGGCATCGAAGGCTTTGCAGACGGCCGCCGAAAGGCTTCAGGGGCGGGCCAACCATCTCGAAAGCGAGATCGAGGACTTCTTCGTCAAGGCCCGCACGCTTCTGCGACAATAG
- a CDS encoding L,D-transpeptidase — translation MKRLLFATALVAAGAASPAVASQYDNSKMPFPALMNALFGEQTASTERRLDPSRPTYQQPQSAQPKRSYRQPGEPARSARTVRQPSGFVQPGQRLPSYSGMTTAPSGSRNVSAIQPPPRTRVDTRRQLPQFNTAFAPKVVSYNGPERPGTIVINTNERFLYLVQNDGTAMRYGVGVGRPGFEWAGTHKITRKAEWPGWTPPAAMKKRQPGLPDHMPGGPNNPLGARAMYLGSTLYRIHGSNEPWTIGRAVSSGCIRMRNEDVIDLYERVGVGTAVKVI, via the coding sequence ATGAAACGCCTTCTCTTCGCGACGGCCCTAGTCGCCGCCGGAGCGGCCAGCCCCGCCGTCGCCAGCCAGTACGACAACAGCAAGATGCCGTTTCCCGCCCTGATGAACGCCCTGTTCGGCGAGCAGACCGCATCCACCGAACGCCGCCTGGATCCTTCGCGCCCGACCTACCAGCAGCCACAATCCGCCCAGCCAAAAAGATCCTACAGGCAGCCCGGCGAACCCGCCCGGAGCGCGCGCACCGTCAGACAGCCTTCCGGCTTCGTGCAGCCCGGCCAACGGCTGCCGAGCTATTCGGGCATGACCACGGCGCCTAGCGGGAGCCGAAACGTCTCCGCGATTCAGCCGCCCCCGCGCACGCGCGTGGACACCAGGCGCCAGCTGCCGCAATTCAATACAGCCTTCGCTCCGAAAGTCGTCTCGTACAACGGTCCGGAGAGGCCCGGCACTATCGTGATCAACACGAACGAGCGGTTTCTGTACCTCGTCCAGAACGACGGCACCGCTATGCGCTACGGCGTCGGCGTCGGCCGGCCCGGCTTCGAGTGGGCCGGCACCCACAAGATCACCCGCAAGGCCGAATGGCCCGGCTGGACGCCGCCGGCAGCGATGAAGAAGCGCCAGCCCGGCCTGCCGGACCACATGCCCGGCGGCCCCAACAACCCGCTCGGCGCCCGCGCCATGTATCTGGGTTCGACGCTCTACCGCATCCACGGCTCCAACGAACCCTGGACCATCGGCCGTGCGGTATCCTCGGGCTGCATCCGGATGCGGAACGAGGATGTGATCGACCTTTACGAGAGGGTCGGCGTCGGCACCGCGGTCAAGGTGATCTGA
- a CDS encoding GMC oxidoreductase → MIIDLRDYSSHEPVAGSVCVAGAGPAGIALALELAGKGIDVVLLESGGHGYESDTQALYEGDVVGDANTDVASSRLREFGGTSGHWTGLCAPLDPIDFEARPGVPHSGWPISRTDLDPYYARAQPYLQLGPFDYTFADWEPQFDAPALPLDPAMVGDAVYQQSPPTRFAETYWDPIAENPRIRCFLHANLIDIALTDDAVDHCEFSTLEGRTLRVRAETYVIACGGIENARILLNCDKQRAGGIGNENDLVGRYFMDHLNCEIGTVLFADETIDLSLYSEVVEADGTAMQVGLKLPFDIMRREQLLNNTAFLVPQYENTTFSNDFRGHGWVSFSAIVKAFAHGQRPDRFAENYCNAVEDADTIAVGVYRHVMRPFAAKGRALAAKLRQDAEQSPNPASRVYLVEDTDPFGWRRIALDWQIAPSDLLSLRRTHELIGAAIGAAGLGRVNVGITEPPDLDVVFTGYHHIGTTRMSDDPRTGVVDRNCRVHSVKNLYMAGSSVFTTAGTANPTLTIVALAARLADHLAGIVPVTAKGARSIGKS, encoded by the coding sequence ATGATCATCGATCTGCGGGACTATTCGTCCCACGAGCCGGTTGCCGGCTCGGTCTGCGTCGCTGGGGCCGGACCGGCCGGCATCGCGCTGGCGCTCGAACTGGCCGGCAAGGGCATCGATGTCGTCCTGCTGGAATCCGGCGGCCATGGCTACGAGTCCGACACCCAGGCCCTTTACGAAGGAGACGTGGTGGGCGACGCGAACACGGACGTCGCCTCCTCGCGCCTGCGCGAATTCGGCGGCACGTCCGGCCATTGGACCGGGCTGTGCGCACCGCTCGACCCGATCGACTTCGAAGCGCGCCCCGGCGTCCCCCATTCCGGCTGGCCGATCTCGCGGACCGATCTCGATCCCTACTACGCCAGAGCACAGCCCTATCTTCAGCTCGGTCCCTTCGACTACACGTTCGCCGACTGGGAGCCCCAGTTCGATGCACCGGCGCTGCCGCTCGATCCGGCAATGGTCGGTGATGCCGTCTATCAGCAAAGCCCGCCGACCCGGTTCGCGGAAACCTACTGGGATCCGATCGCGGAGAACCCGCGTATCCGCTGCTTCCTGCACGCCAATCTCATCGACATCGCGTTGACGGACGACGCGGTCGACCATTGCGAATTCTCGACGCTGGAGGGCCGCACGCTGCGCGTTCGCGCCGAGACCTATGTCATCGCCTGCGGCGGCATCGAGAACGCCCGCATCCTCCTGAATTGCGACAAGCAGCGGGCCGGCGGCATCGGCAACGAGAACGACCTCGTCGGCCGTTACTTCATGGACCATCTCAACTGCGAGATCGGTACGGTCCTGTTCGCCGACGAGACCATCGATCTTTCGCTCTACAGCGAGGTGGTCGAAGCCGACGGTACGGCGATGCAGGTCGGGCTGAAACTGCCGTTCGACATCATGCGTCGCGAGCAGCTGCTGAACAACACCGCCTTCCTGGTACCGCAATACGAAAACACCACGTTCAGCAACGACTTCCGCGGACACGGCTGGGTTTCGTTCTCCGCGATCGTCAAGGCCTTCGCGCACGGGCAAAGGCCCGACCGATTCGCCGAAAACTACTGCAACGCCGTCGAGGACGCCGACACCATCGCGGTCGGCGTCTATCGCCATGTGATGCGCCCGTTCGCCGCCAAGGGCCGGGCACTGGCCGCCAAGCTGCGGCAGGACGCCGAGCAGTCGCCCAATCCGGCGAGCCGCGTCTATCTGGTCGAGGACACCGATCCGTTCGGCTGGCGGCGGATCGCTCTCGACTGGCAAATCGCGCCGTCCGACCTGCTCAGCCTGCGCCGGACCCATGAACTGATCGGGGCCGCGATCGGCGCGGCCGGCCTCGGACGGGTCAATGTCGGCATCACCGAACCGCCGGATCTGGATGTCGTCTTCACCGGTTACCATCACATCGGCACGACGCGAATGAGCGACGACCCCAGGACGGGCGTCGTCGACAGGAATTGCCGCGTCCATTCGGTGAAGAACCTGTACATGGCCGGCAGCTCGGTCTTCACGACCGCGGGTACGGCCAACCCGACACTCACGATCGTCGCACTCGCCGCGCGTCTCGCCGACCACCTGGCAGGCATAGTCCCGGTCACGGCCAAAGGCGCGCGATCGATCGGAAAGAGCTGA